A stretch of Apis cerana isolate GH-2021 linkage group LG1, AcerK_1.0, whole genome shotgun sequence DNA encodes these proteins:
- the LOC108001654 gene encoding hyccin isoform X2, whose amino-acid sequence MTESLINEWLVDCADVSPSELHTFATTLSQDNEIVRALYVLLEERSKYSQLVDTVCDQLYNFYRSRETELQRFTLQFLPTLVYIYLNSAAHGDIKNCRSVETLLIGLYNLEIVDKSGQQKTISFRLPSLAMISIFHEPVSLAPASLTESAVRRFEECNTKLVSWGPLQQVETLNAQNRLKVMTALLFIYNQQLGYISKFALEQLCKVATKLVTQGFMKPGHHQRSSYGSESSFVPRLLPRIPVSSQFLLEFLHAVYFAMYNDCWYLGTQAVEDIHNRACYETYPDVMLVTNAIRNSATTGSSGQPSDGPIGISVALSPATATATVSKSMITNASFRTKKLPDDLDEKLFEDAIQFEKQQPTIFNTTKRFPWYWKNSFPISNNEDNKIRNINFSSIEFSKRGNAYSQNLRNKENLKKHIFEKDEDHNIKVNFKIKKEYKENADLIYDNKIGFGSHLYNVLEEQFLGEIIHESMENLYLDENKSIGFHMTAALSTNT is encoded by the exons ATGACGgaaagtttaataaatgaatggtTAGTAGACTGTGCAGATGTCTCACCTTCAGAACTTCATACTTTTGCTACTACCTTATCACAAGATAATGAAATAGTCAGAGCTCTTTATGTACTTTTGGAGGAACGTAGTAAATATAGTCag CTGGTGGATACAGTATgtgatcaattatataatttttatcggtcTCGAGAAACAGAATTACAAAGATTTACCTTACAATTTTTACCAACATtagtatacatttatttaaattctgcaGCTCATGGTGATATTAAG AATTGTCGGTCTGtagaaacattattaattgGTCTGTACAATTTGGAAATAGTAGACAAATCTGGTCAGCagaaaacaatttctttcaGATTACCTTCACTTGCCATGATATCCATATTTCATGag ccTGTAAGTTTGGCACCTGCTTCTTTAACTGAGAGTGCAGTACGTAGATTTGAAGAATGTAATACAAAACTTGTTAGTTGGGGTCCATTGCAACAAGTTGAAACACTAAATGctcaaaatagattaaaagtaATGACtgctcttctttttatttataatcaacaaCTTGGTTACATAAGTAAATTTGCATTGGAGCAATTATGCAAAGTTGCTACTAA actTGTCACTCAAGGATTTATGAAGCCAGGACACCATCAACGATCTTCGTATGGAAGCGAATCTAGTTTTGTGCCAAGGCTTTTACCGCGCATACCTGTTTCCAGTCAATttcttcttgaatttttacatGCTGTATACTTTGCTAT GTATAATGACTGTTGGTATTTAGGAACACAAGCAGTAGAAGATATCCATAATCGAGCATGTTATGAAACATATCCAGATGTTATGCTAGTTACAAATGCTATACGTAATTCTGCAACTACTGGATCATCAG GTCAACCTAGTGATGGACCAATAGGCATTAGCGTTGCATTATCACCGGCAACTGCAACTGCAACAGTATCTAAATCGATGATAACGAATGCTTCGTTTCGAACTAAAAAGTTACcag ACGATCTGGATGAGAAGTTATTTGAAGATGCTATCCAATTTGAAAAACAACAACCAACTATATTTAACACTACGAAGCGATTTCCTTGgtattggaaaaattcatttccaatttcaaataatgaagataacaaaataagaaatattaatttttcttcaatagaaTTTTCTAAACGAGGAAATGCATATAGTCAAAATTTACGAAACAAAGAGAATTTGAAGAAACATATATTTGAGAAAGATGAAGATcacaatataaaagtaaattttaaaattaaaaaggaatataaagaaaatgctgatttaatttatgataataagatCGGATTTGGTTCTCATTTGTATAATGTATTGGAGGAACAATTTCTAGGCGAAATAATTCAtgaatcgatggaaaatttgtatctggatgaaaataaatcaattggtTTTCATATGACTGCTGCCCTGTCAACAAATACATG A
- the LOC108001654 gene encoding hyccin isoform X1 yields the protein MTESLINEWLVDCADVSPSELHTFATTLSQDNEIVRALYVLLEERSKYSQLVDTVCDQLYNFYRSRETELQRFTLQFLPTLVYIYLNSAAHGDIKNCRSVETLLIGLYNLEIVDKSGQQKTISFRLPSLAMISIFHEPVSLAPASLTESAVRRFEECNTKLVSWGPLQQVETLNAQNRLKVMTALLFIYNQQLGYISKFALEQLCKVATKLVTQGFMKPGHHQRSSYGSESSFVPRLLPRIPVSSQFLLEFLHAVYFAMYNDCWYLGTQAVEDIHNRACYETYPDVMLVTNAIRNSATTGSSGQPSDGPIGISVALSPATATATVSKSMITNASFRTKKLPDDIPIQETKDDSGGEGKSNLVSITEEELIETNRIGSMRQSKDQKTASKITNFPVLGKKPREKDSKVIKNISALEKEKKLGSQATSKENIKGSSSMLNSESTEIDGNINGCSIRKKNNSVENNSITVDSNVSLIDSERLTLSGDLDNMENSITLRTHNETESLTSSIQISSV from the exons ATGACGgaaagtttaataaatgaatggtTAGTAGACTGTGCAGATGTCTCACCTTCAGAACTTCATACTTTTGCTACTACCTTATCACAAGATAATGAAATAGTCAGAGCTCTTTATGTACTTTTGGAGGAACGTAGTAAATATAGTCag CTGGTGGATACAGTATgtgatcaattatataatttttatcggtcTCGAGAAACAGAATTACAAAGATTTACCTTACAATTTTTACCAACATtagtatacatttatttaaattctgcaGCTCATGGTGATATTAAG AATTGTCGGTCTGtagaaacattattaattgGTCTGTACAATTTGGAAATAGTAGACAAATCTGGTCAGCagaaaacaatttctttcaGATTACCTTCACTTGCCATGATATCCATATTTCATGag ccTGTAAGTTTGGCACCTGCTTCTTTAACTGAGAGTGCAGTACGTAGATTTGAAGAATGTAATACAAAACTTGTTAGTTGGGGTCCATTGCAACAAGTTGAAACACTAAATGctcaaaatagattaaaagtaATGACtgctcttctttttatttataatcaacaaCTTGGTTACATAAGTAAATTTGCATTGGAGCAATTATGCAAAGTTGCTACTAA actTGTCACTCAAGGATTTATGAAGCCAGGACACCATCAACGATCTTCGTATGGAAGCGAATCTAGTTTTGTGCCAAGGCTTTTACCGCGCATACCTGTTTCCAGTCAATttcttcttgaatttttacatGCTGTATACTTTGCTAT GTATAATGACTGTTGGTATTTAGGAACACAAGCAGTAGAAGATATCCATAATCGAGCATGTTATGAAACATATCCAGATGTTATGCTAGTTACAAATGCTATACGTAATTCTGCAACTACTGGATCATCAG GTCAACCTAGTGATGGACCAATAGGCATTAGCGTTGCATTATCACCGGCAACTGCAACTGCAACAGTATCTAAATCGATGATAACGAATGCTTCGTTTCGAACTAAAAAGTTACcag ATGACATACCAATTCAAGAAACAAAGGATGATTCTGGAGGAGAAGGTAAAAGTAATCTTGTATCAATCACAGAAGAAGAATTGATAGAAACAAATAGAATTGGTTCAATGAGACAATCGAAGGATCAAAAGACTGCatctaaaattacaaattttccgGTACTTGGAAAAAAACCACGAGAAAAGGATagtaaagtaattaaaaacattagtgctcttgaaaaagaaaaaaaacttggaTCTCAAGCaacttcaaaagaaaatatcaaaggTAGTTCCTCAATGTTAAATAGTGAATCGACAGAAATTGATGGAAATATTAATGGATgttcaattagaaaaaaaaataatagtgtagaaaataattcaattacagTAGATAGTAACGTTTCTTTGATTGATAGCGAACGTCTTACGTTGAGTGGAGACTTAGATAATATGGAAAATTCTATTACTTTAAGAACGCATAATGAAACTGAATCATTAACCTCATCTATTCAGATTAGTTCTGTTTAA
- the LOC108001651 gene encoding interaptin-like, with the protein MDLDLEKIHNILIEANLPSSIKDLKNPTEEFVVKLINTFLKRFHIDFNTFDKPTMEQQDIMQYCEDSTIIGLVNLHIVMVQICDRIYLKDLCITDITSPGSKKVRKQAKFLANFILYATNKESDIEDKVNEIQNRAKILHDMLEKKNEILETRKDRALHVAKQLSSKEKYIAEIQKLQSKLEKNNQKYIELIARMTAAEEKKQHAVKLCGNYKAQALKLSKTITELQSEIVQSPEEYQIRLNELEQQQNAKVKERETMQEAFQDKKYLIEQQKNILTFIQEQLEKFIEIPNIYDRLKEIRMQEDNIKKQVNTLKTDIEKLEKKLEVQKDQHKEDEINEIHAHCIERLSPLRNLNVQLLSNKKSHKEKLEEMQVQHNDNYLKFKKMQNIIKKVEEETIELLKNYQDLYNNEISTEKTLWKTWITD; encoded by the exons atggatttagatttagaaaaaattcataatattttaattgaagctAATCTTCCATCAAgcataaaagatttaaaaaatccaacAGAAGAATTTGTTGTCAAGCTAATTAATACTTTCTTAAAAAGATTtcatatcgattttaatacatttgataag CCCACAATGGAACAACAAGATATTATGCAATACTGTGAAGATTCTACTATAATTGGACttgtaaatttacatattgttATGGTTCAAATATgtgatagaatatatttaaaagatttatgtaTTACAGATATAACTAGTCCAg gatCAAAAAAAGTACGCAAACAAGCGAAATTTCTTGCAAATTTCATATTGTATGCAACTAATAAAGAATCAGATATAGAGGATAAagttaatgaaattcaaaatcgagcaaaaattttacatgatatgttagaaaagaaaaatgaaatattagaaactAGGAAAGATAGAGCATTGCATGTAGCAAAACAATTATcatcaaaagaaaaa tatattgcagaaattcaaaaattacaatccaaacttgaaaaaaataatcaaaaatatattgaactaATTGCAAGAATGACAGCAGcagaagagaaaaaacaacATGCAGTAAAACTTTGTGGAAATTATAAAGCACAAGCATTAAAg ttaagtAAAACAATAACAGAATTACAATCGGAAATTGTACAATCACCAGAAGAATATCAAATACGTTTAAATGAGTTGGAACAACAGCAAAATGCTAAAGTTAAGGAACGTGAAACAATGCAAGAAGCATTTcaggataaaaaatatttaattgaacaacagaaaaatattttaacttttattcaagaacaattagaaaaatttattgaaattccaaatatatatgatcgattaaa aGAAATAAGAATGCAAGAGGATAATATAAAGAAGCAAGTTAATACTCTCAAAACAGATAttgaaaaacttgaaaaaaaattagaagttCAAAAAGATCAGCataaagaagatgaaataaatgaaattcatgcTCATTGTATAGAACGTCTTTCTCCTTTACGtaatttaaatgttcaatTACTAag taataaaaaatcacaTAAAGAAAAGTTGGAAGAAATGCAAGTTCaacataatgataattatttgaaatttaaaaaaatgcaaaacataataaaaaaagtagaagaagAAACTATAGAACTTCTTAAGAATTATcaagatttatataacaatgaaATCTCAACt gAAAAAACTTTATGGAAAACATGGATaactgattaa
- the LOC108001594 gene encoding Golgi reassembly-stacking protein 2, translated as MGSSHSIEIPGGGTEGYHVLRVQEGSPGQKAGLEAFFDFIVAIGNTRLDQDNDTLKELLKNGVDKKLTLTVYSSKTQSVRQTVIVPSLTWGGQGLLGVSVRFCSFEGSNENVWHVLEVYPSSPAELAGLRPFTDYIIGADSVLHESEDLFTLIEAHESRFLKLYVYNTEDDSCREVTITPNHSWGGEGSLGCGIGYGYLHRIPIRNIQEHKSNNLYMSNVKSTISNQVTSNTTHTEGSNVVTNIPPGFSIPPNYISSQENITKSELETSNVMQSTYASNVQTCNVSQLNPATIGGSTTTNSISHVISNQGIISATYNNDSTLNQNKMPNIPGMPTTPPLSTFTTNTTVLNETTGIVGTSKNFTTVQSNVSPSIQFNVPQSHVVTTPISLPGMPPITVSASLPQNTSFYSSVLQQNELTEVSTVPTSIPSTTQ; from the exons ATGGGATCTTCTCATAGTATTGAAATACCAGGAGGTGGCACAGAAGGTTACCATGTATTGagg GTACAAGAAGGTTCTCCTGGTCAGAAAGCTGGTCTAGAAGCATTCTTTGACTTTATTGTAGCTATTGGAAATACTCGCTTG GATCAAGATAATGATACATTAAAAGAGCTTCTTAAAAATGgtgtagataaaaaattaactcttACAGTATATAGCAGTAAAACACAATCTGTAAGACAAACTGTTATAGTACCTAGTCTTACATGGGGTGGACAAGGCCTTCTTGGTGTTAGTGTAAGATTTTGTTCTTTTGAAGGTTCTAATGAAAATGTTTGGCATGTTCtt gAAGTATATCCATCTTCTCCTGCTGAATTAGCAGGTTTACGTCCTTTCACAGATTATATTATTGGTGCTGATTCAGTTTTACATGAGTCTGAGGATTTATTTACTCTGATAGAAGCACATGAatctcgatttttaaaattatatgtatataatacagAAGATGATTCTTGTAGAGAAGTTACAATTACACCCAATCATTCTTGGGGTGGAGAAGGAAG TTTGGGTTGTGGAATTGGATATGGATATTTACATAGAATACCTATTAGGAACATTCAAGAAcacaaatcgaataatttatatatg agTAATGTTAAATCTACTATTTCAAATCAAGTCACATCAAACACTACTCATACAGAAGGAAGTAATGTAGTTACTAACATACCACCAGGTTTTTCCATACCaccaaattatatttcatcacAAGAAAACATTACAAAATCCGAACTTGAAACTTCTAATGTGATGCAAAGCACTTATGCATCAAATGTTCAAACATGTAATGTTTCCCAATTAAATCCTGCTACTATTGGGGGATCTACTACTACTAATTCTATATCTCATGTTATATCTAATCAAGGAATTATAAGTGCAACATATA atAATGATTCcacattaaatcaaaataaaatgccAAATATACCTGGTATGCCAACAACTCCACCTTTATCAACTTTTACTACTAATACGACagttttaaatgaaacaacGGGCATTGTTGGAAcgtcgaaaaattttacaactgTACAAAGTAATGTATCACCATCAATACAATTCAATGTGCCTCAATCCCATGTTGTAACGACGCCCATATCGTTACCTGGAATGCCACCTATTACTGTCAGTGCAAGCTTACCACAAAATACATCTTTCTATTCGTCTGTTCTTCAACAAAATGAATTAACTGAAGTTAGTACTGTTCCCACATCTATACCATCAACAACGCAGTAA
- the LOC108001603 gene encoding NADH dehydrogenase [ubiquinone] 1 beta subcomplex subunit 11, mitochondrial encodes MSILLRLVRSHRIKNGLMFLKPKEIKIYNRIYRSDLPTQKTEKENLYEVKNAWVSYGFDNENKENDRQAMHITFFTCISVVLIFGALIIGYAPDPLLKDWAQREAYLQLRYREENGLPLIDPNLIDPSKFTLPSEEEIVDVEIII; translated from the coding sequence atGTCAATATTATTACGACTTGTTCGTTCTCATAGAATTAAGAATGGATTGATGTTTTTAAAAccaaaagagattaaaatatataatagaatatatcgtAGTGATTTACCAACtcaaaaaactgaaaaagaaaatttatatgaagtaAAAAATGCATGGGTTAGTTATGGATTTGACaatgaaaataaggaaaatgaTCGTCAAGCCAtgcatataacattttttacttGTATCTCtgtagttttaatatttggaGCTCTTATAATTGGTTATGCACCAGATCCACTTCTGAAAGATTGGGCTCAACGTGAAGCATATCTACAGCTTCGCTATAGAGAAGAAAATGGTTTACCATTAATTGATCCGAATTTAATAGATCCATCAAAATTTACTCTTCCAAGTGAGGAGGAAATAGTTgatgttgaaataattatttaa
- the LOC114578021 gene encoding uncharacterized protein LOC114578021 isoform X1 — protein sequence MNDIIIFKEKHINITDSQIKDLLQNQIQLINHVKNKQNQHCNEDEIKIKDLILKITSMRESLQSKKQTLEYKNNLLSKHLDHVIEIKEEKDKFLKEYHLLELQRNKLKICKRNLQDQELLDKGRRKFLLYKALTGIRWDYEKLKETITGYVLHKNYIHHFSYINEESTKNINDLLWQEIYQSIFQKENNEMYNKENIVENKEL from the exons atgaatgatataataatatttaaagaaaaacatataaatattacggattcacaaataaaagatttattgcaAAATCAGATTCAGTTAATAAATCATGTTAAGAATAAGCAAAATCAACATTGCAAtg aagatgaaataaaaattaaagatttaatattaaaaataacctcTATGCGAGAGAGTCTTCAATCCAAAAAACAAACgttggaatataaaaataatcttttatctaAACATTTGGACCATgtg atagagataaaagaagagaaagataaatttttgaaagaatatcaCCTATTAGAATTGCAAAGAAATAAACTCAAAATATGTAAACGAAATTTACAAGATCaagaattattagataaagGAAG aagaaaatttttattgtataaagcATTAACAGGAATACGATGGGATTATGAAAAACTTAAAGAAACTATTACAGGAT atgtgttacataaaaattatattcatcatttttcttatataaatgaagagagtacaaaaaatataaatgatcttttatggcaagaaatatatcaatctatatttcaaaaagagaataatgaaatgtataataaagaaaatattgtagaaaataaagaactataa
- the LOC114578021 gene encoding uncharacterized protein LOC114578021 isoform X2, whose product MNDIIIFKEKHINITDSQIKDLLQNQIQLINHVKNKQNQHCNDEIKIKDLILKITSMRESLQSKKQTLEYKNNLLSKHLDHVIEIKEEKDKFLKEYHLLELQRNKLKICKRNLQDQELLDKGRRKFLLYKALTGIRWDYEKLKETITGYVLHKNYIHHFSYINEESTKNINDLLWQEIYQSIFQKENNEMYNKENIVENKEL is encoded by the exons atgaatgatataataatatttaaagaaaaacatataaatattacggattcacaaataaaagatttattgcaAAATCAGATTCAGTTAATAAATCATGTTAAGAATAAGCAAAATCAACATTGCAAtg atgaaataaaaattaaagatttaatattaaaaataacctcTATGCGAGAGAGTCTTCAATCCAAAAAACAAACgttggaatataaaaataatcttttatctaAACATTTGGACCATgtg atagagataaaagaagagaaagataaatttttgaaagaatatcaCCTATTAGAATTGCAAAGAAATAAACTCAAAATATGTAAACGAAATTTACAAGATCaagaattattagataaagGAAG aagaaaatttttattgtataaagcATTAACAGGAATACGATGGGATTATGAAAAACTTAAAGAAACTATTACAGGAT atgtgttacataaaaattatattcatcatttttcttatataaatgaagagagtacaaaaaatataaatgatcttttatggcaagaaatatatcaatctatatttcaaaaagagaataatgaaatgtataataaagaaaatattgtagaaaataaagaactataa
- the LOC108001655 gene encoding GATA zinc finger domain-containing protein 4-like isoform X1, whose amino-acid sequence MATIEEKSCHDDTDCPDKQYCYHVSERCVDFTQCSRYNRQENSEGRSRHPSRCGPCFPGYTAEKLSTGEMALLCRKINAEQSMSETYRLNNNIIIYTTFGILTIFGVLTLLIIIFYKKRTSKRQNNKIKQSGELRVMEPTAPPLENSPFITCKKKSSPVPFNNNKNLKDKNNLVRATCCAPPYRDHTNFNYENDQNNDNVTEPLHYMSNQSNNWTSEQLTREVINGNLSGYEVAQMDNILNTTLIQTDNASSSNSQEDNNNNNTNNDDSRSESSNTHNNREHIRISNILISQKISMNVNLLNNDS is encoded by the exons Atg GCTACGATAGAGGAAAAATCTTGTCATGATGATACTGATTGTCCCGATAAGCAATATTGTTATCATGTATCGGAGCGATGTGTTGACTTTACTCAGTGCAGCAGATATAATAGACAAGAAAATAGCGAAGGAAGATCACGACATCCTTCTCGATGTGGACCCTGTTTTCCTGg TTACACCGCGGAAAAATTGAGTACTGGAGAAATGGCGCTGttatgtagaaaaataaatgcagAGCAAAGTATGTctg aaACATATAGATTGaacaacaatataattatttatacaacatttggaatattaacaatttttggaGTATTGactttacttattattatattttataaaaaac GAACATCAAAACgacaaaataataagataaaacaaAGCGGAGAACTTCGCGTTATGGAACCCACTGCTCCTCCTTTAGAAAAta gtCCTTTCATCACTTGCAAAAAAAAGTCATCTCCAGTgccttttaataataataaaaatttgaaagataaaaataatcttgtaCGTGCTACTTGTTGTGCACCTCCATATAGGGATcatacgaattttaattatgaaaacgaTCAAAATAACGATAATGTAACAGAACCATTGCATTACATGTCTAATCAATCTAACAATTGGACTTCAGa acaaTTAACACGTGAAGttataaatggaaatttatctGGATACGAAGTAGCACAAATGGATAATATCTTAAACACAACTTTAATTCAAACAGATAATGCTTCTTCATCTAATTCTcaagaagataataataataacaacactAATAATGATGATTCAAGATCTGAATCAAGTAATACTCACAATAATAGAGAACATATacgaatttctaatattttgatttctcaaaaaatatctatgaatGTGAATTTACTCAATAATGATTcttga
- the LOC108001655 gene encoding GATA zinc finger domain-containing protein 4-like isoform X2 — MATIEEKSCHDDTDCPDKQYCYHVSERCVDFTQCSRYNRQENSEGRSRHPSRCGPCFPGYTAEKLSTGEMALLCRKINAEQKTYRLNNNIIIYTTFGILTIFGVLTLLIIIFYKKRTSKRQNNKIKQSGELRVMEPTAPPLENSPFITCKKKSSPVPFNNNKNLKDKNNLVRATCCAPPYRDHTNFNYENDQNNDNVTEPLHYMSNQSNNWTSEQLTREVINGNLSGYEVAQMDNILNTTLIQTDNASSSNSQEDNNNNNTNNDDSRSESSNTHNNREHIRISNILISQKISMNVNLLNNDS; from the exons Atg GCTACGATAGAGGAAAAATCTTGTCATGATGATACTGATTGTCCCGATAAGCAATATTGTTATCATGTATCGGAGCGATGTGTTGACTTTACTCAGTGCAGCAGATATAATAGACAAGAAAATAGCGAAGGAAGATCACGACATCCTTCTCGATGTGGACCCTGTTTTCCTGg TTACACCGCGGAAAAATTGAGTACTGGAGAAATGGCGCTGttatgtagaaaaataaatgcagAGCAAA aaACATATAGATTGaacaacaatataattatttatacaacatttggaatattaacaatttttggaGTATTGactttacttattattatattttataaaaaac GAACATCAAAACgacaaaataataagataaaacaaAGCGGAGAACTTCGCGTTATGGAACCCACTGCTCCTCCTTTAGAAAAta gtCCTTTCATCACTTGCAAAAAAAAGTCATCTCCAGTgccttttaataataataaaaatttgaaagataaaaataatcttgtaCGTGCTACTTGTTGTGCACCTCCATATAGGGATcatacgaattttaattatgaaaacgaTCAAAATAACGATAATGTAACAGAACCATTGCATTACATGTCTAATCAATCTAACAATTGGACTTCAGa acaaTTAACACGTGAAGttataaatggaaatttatctGGATACGAAGTAGCACAAATGGATAATATCTTAAACACAACTTTAATTCAAACAGATAATGCTTCTTCATCTAATTCTcaagaagataataataataacaacactAATAATGATGATTCAAGATCTGAATCAAGTAATACTCACAATAATAGAGAACATATacgaatttctaatattttgatttctcaaaaaatatctatgaatGTGAATTTACTCAATAATGATTcttga